The window ATTTGAAGCCTGAAACATCTGACAACAGATTTAAGCGGAATGTCCCTTTAAAACGTTAACTAGACCACCATGCTCACCTGTCGTGCTCCTTGTCCACCAGATGGTAGCGGGCACGGAAGGCCACGAGGCGGGCGTAGTAGGCTGGCGCGGGAATGGAGACGGAGCGGGTACAGCGCACGTAGGTGTGGCACAGCTGGTAGGTGAGGATTTGCAGCTCGTCGGCGGTGAAACGATTGTCGTCCCACAGGACGTAGTAATGCGAGGGCCGACTAGTCCCCTGCAGAGTGGAGAGGCCATTTCAACACTCAAGAGAGGAGGATTACTTGAAAACATGAATAACTAGtattagggccctgtgttttgccTGGATTTGAACCTTTTGTTTAAAGCTTTAACTTCAAACTGTCCCCTTTTCATGTCAGGtggtccagcaccatcctcagatAATTGTTTAATCTTTGGTGTAATTCTCATTCCTGAATAAGGCTTAAAATACAGAATCAAAATCTGGCTACGTCACATGATTGtgcaaaacacagggccctaacgATATGTTTTTAAACCTGCTCTTTTAAAGTTTCTCATATGCACTGTTTTAACTTACACAACATAAAACATAACAATGAATGTATCTCGTAAATATATGCATGTTGCTTTGTTGGAGATGTAACTCTCAATGTGATTTCtatggttaaataaataataaaataaaagtatACAAATTAAATAGCCATGGAGCCACAAAGGAGTGTTAAAAAAGAGCTGCATGTGACTCAAGAGCCAGGAGATTTAGAATGGCTCAGGTTAGACAAACACAGCTGGACAGCAGCGGGAAGCTCCACCCCACTCACCTGTATACCCGCGTGACTGCAAAGGTAGAAGTCAAACTCAAACGGGTGAGTGATGCTGGTGTCCACTGTGGTCCCTGCAGGAATGTTACCACTCTTCCCGATCTACAGAAAAAGACAATAACAGGACCACGATATTTAATTACAAACGCTTATCCTAACattacaaccgcagaccacatcaAATAAGCTCACAGGCCGCATTTGGCCTGTGCGCCGATAGTTTGAGACCCCTGTTCTAGAGTGAAACCTATAAAGCATGATACAGTTGCGGTTAGAATAGCTTGGACTGTTGACTCACTCTCTCAGACTTGTCGGCACAGAAGAGGCGTGTGTGGTGGCGCTTCTGGACCACGATGTAGGTGATACCAGGCTGGTAGTCCTTCTCCAGCTTGATGCACGCATCCCTGATGGCCAGAAGCTCGTAGTGGAGTATCTATGCAGAAAAATGTTACATTTACTCGTTATCTGTCCAACTGATATCTTTAGAGGTAGTTGCGTTACTCAcctctttctgtaactcttccCAGTATTTTGCATTATTGTCACGCTATACTATATCAAATCATACTTATTCAGAGATGAACTACATACCATTACTTAACTGCTATAAACTACTAGGCCTATTGGTCAAAGTGAGTGAAAATATAGTGATCTGGCCAATCCAACTGTCACTTATAAATAATGAAAAATGGATCCCCATCTCTATTGACAACCATTTATAACCCCCAACGACAGAGACCAGTAAGTACCTGCGGGAGCTGCCCCTCGGGCACCCCGTCCCTGTAGAAGATGATTCTGGTGGGCTTGAAGCGGGTCGACTTGTAGAACTGGATCAGCAGCTCTCGCACCATGTAAGAAAGGTCTTCGATAATCTCCTGCCTGGGCCTCTGGACCCGGACTGTGGCACAGTACCTGCTGGGGTGGGCGTCCATACTGCCTACcacctggagagagagtgagagggggagagaaaacaaaaaaataggagagagaaaaaaagagaaatgaGGGGACTAGCCATGCAGAGACTAGGGTATGTATTCAGAAAGCGTCTCAGTGATGATCTATGATCTGGTCCCCCCTGTCCACGTAATCTTATTCACGATTAGCCAAAAGGcaactgatcctatatcagcactaCTACTCAAGACTCTTTGTGAATCCAAAATTCAGAAACCACTCCTAAAAAGCAAGAACTTTAAAAATACAGAGACGAGCTGAAAAATAAAAGATAGACAACCcaaaacatcaatatttaatTCAGTGTTCTATGATTCACCTCTAGCCAATGATACAACGTGAGCACTAGCATCCTCTAGAGGCACAGGATAGGTGGTGTGGGAAGCTCTGGGTCGTCAGCATCTATAACAGTAACCTCGTAGCCTTACGCCTTGTTATTGTGAGAGAAATGGTCATCCTTCCTGACCACCTCTGTAAGcgcagacacacacccacagaagCACATACAGACGCATACAGAGGGCTGTGTGACTCAACAGCCTGTCATGATCGCTTGGCAACCACACAGCCAACCACAGCCAGGCCTGGGTTGCGAGGTTCGGGGTGACGTCATTTCTTCCCCGTCTGTGAGTCAGTGCTGAGCCATTCTCTTCCCCTTCTTCTCTTCCTCATACCCCCGCCTTAAAATGTGATGTACTCTTAATACATCATCATTTGTGTTAACATGGTGTAGTGGTAGTATTGGAGAAGCAGCCTTACAGCGGTAATGGAGGGCTTCTTCCCATCTCCAGCAGGGGGGTGTGTTACATCAGCGCCCAGGAAGATGACAGGCTCCTGGAACACTGCTGACCTGTGAGACAGGAAGGGAGAAGGGACAAATTCCGTCAAACTCACAGGAGAGCTCATATACATGAATGCGTTTCCATCCAGAGCACATTAAAGACCAAGTTCGTATCCATTAGGTACCAAACGCAACAAAACAAACTGAAAAAGGAAGGGACTTTGCATGCCATAATGAACCCAACCCAGTGGAGAGAGTTTACCGTTGGTGGGGCACCAGGATATTGTTGATTCCCCCCAGCTTGACGTTGATCTTGAGGCAGAGGTTGGAGAGGGTCTGGGGGGACGTCTTCACCACGTTCTTCACCTGGACACACTGAGTGGCCATTCCTAGGAGAGTGTCTCCCACCCTCTTCACCTCCGCTACACAGGACCAGTAACAGGCAGCAATTAGGTACAGATCCATAACTGCTCAAATGAAGCTATTATACACGAGTACAAAACAGTAAGAACACTTCCCTAATAtcgagttggctggatgtcttttcggtggtggaccattcttgatacacatgggaaagtAATTGCAATGATGAGATAGATCTTATTTGTTTTATGATCTTGCTGTCATACTGCGTTCAACAGTGTTCGATCTTGCCTAGCCATCTTGtgtcaagaggaccacaatggaaatcagtcccagactttattgtgtgttatcctccatgattttacTCATGTGCACGTATGGCTTtttcaagttttatgtgtgcttgtttttttgtttttttaaatggtcggattaataaaaaatataattaaaCAAATTGTTTAAGTGCTGAACGTgggaaacccagcagcgttgcagttcttgacacaaaccggtacgcctggcacctactaaccACACCCCATTCAAAGAAacacttttgtcttgcccattcacactgaaaggcacacatacataatccatgtctcaattctcttaaggcttaaaaatccttatttaaccagtctcctccccatcatctacactgatttatgAAAAATGTCCTGTAATATTTTCAATTGTTCAATATTCCATTTGTCACGTATGTGTTATGTATTTTAAATGACATGCAATTGTTAGTCATGTAAATTCTGCATTTCTTCAGTTTTATCTGTGAACAAGaataaataaactcaaactcgGCATGAATAAGGCCAATCTTACCGTAGACTGGGGTCTTTCCAGGCAGGATGACGATGATGAGCTGCAGTCCAGAGTAGGTGTTCTTCAGGTGCCTGAACATGGGCTCCACACTGTCGGCTCCCTGGGCGTATTTACAGAAACACGGCTGGCCCTGGATGGGCATCCCAGCATCCTTGGAGATCTTACGCAGCTGGTCTGTGAAGTTCCTGAGGAGAGTGGTGAACATTTTTTGTTAGGAAAGGAACCTGGTTCACATGGTGGTGCTGTCTGCTGAGTCCAGGACTATGTTTATTAAAGCACCAAAACGGAAGacaatggactgaaacagggatgTATTATCTGGATTTCTCCAACGGAATACTCATCCAATTGCAAAATGTTTTAGAACATTTCCCATAGTGTgcactaatgaacacaacccataCCACAGCAAGTAAATCTTGAAATATAAAACAAATCACACTATTCTAACACACAAAACTACCTAGAAAAGCAAATATTTTATCTTTAGATAAATATTGTTGCACTCTGACAGGAATCTTTAATACGATGCCTGAAGATATCCACTTCCCACACTACCCCGTCTCCCAGAAGGGTACTTACTTGAGCACCTCCTCCCGACACTGTTTCTGGGGGGCGAAGCAGGCGATGGCCCACACCTTGATCTCAATACCGTTGTAGAACTGCTTGCCCCTCATGTCCCACACCCCCTGGTTGGGCGTGGCGATGGCCCGGTTCTGTGAGGTGGAACAGGTGGGAGACCAAAGCTTCAGAACCAGATCAATGTCGGGGCTGTTTGCACTCTGTGAAATCCACACCTACTGTAGTGGGGACTGACTTCTGAAGCCAGAAGCCTGGTTTGTTATAGAGTGGTGAGCAGGAACTCTGTGGACCCTTTGTGTCCGGGAGTATTTTACTCAATCATCGTAGCCGTTGGTGCTCTGTCGAGTTGCTATTTTCTTGGGTTCTCTCGTGTCAATTAACTCGTGGCATTCCTGGATTGCTCATAAAACTAATAAGGTCTGATTTATATCAACAGTAGTCAGTTTATAAAAAGGTTAAGGGTACAAGACTGTGTACATGGCTGTGTTGGCAAAATCACTGCATTTCCCCTCAAGCAAAGCGGGGAGAGGTTACCCGTTGTCACAGTTCCAAGACCTGTCAGTAACGTCCGGCTAAACGTACGCCAATGACGCCGGTGGATCTCAAAACTGAACTTGGATCCGCGGCAAGTAGCAATGTTATTCTTCACCACAGTGGTCTTACGGCAGATCGAACCAGTCATGACTATTTAAGGAGAGCGAATCGCTTTACAAATGCCAAAATCAGCAGTAACTGTCAATAGTAAAAACAAATCTTAAAACGATGTTTGAGTGAACATGAGTCCAGAAAAGTAATGGTGAAGTCCTCCTCACCACTCTATAGCCTACTGGTGAGTAGCTGTGTGGGCTACTCCTGCTGTTACTgtcatatacactaccattcaaaagtttggggtcacttagaaatgtccttgtttttgaataaAAAGCACatattttggtccattaaaataacataaaattgatcagaaatacagtgtagacattgctaatccaagtttattatttaaaaaaagggtaattgatcattagaaaacccttttgccatTATGTTAGCACCGCTGAAAACTGAAaatcaataaaactggccttcttcagactagttgagtatctggagcatcagcatttgtgggtttgattacaggctcaaaatggccagaaacaaataacttgctgtttctctgtccagtggctgtgttcttttacccatcttaatcttttctttttattggccagtctgagatggctTTTCTTTgccactctgcctagaaggtcagcatcccggagtcacctcttcactgttgacgttgagactggtgttttgcgagtactatttaaggaagctgccagttgaggacttgtgaggcatccgtttctcaaactagacactcttatgtacttgtcctcttgctcagttgtgcaccggggcctcccactcctccttctattctggttagagtcagtttactctgttctgtgaagggagtactacaccgtgttgtacgagatcttcagtttcttggcaatttctcgcatggaatagccttcatttcacagaacaagaatagactgacgagtttcataagaaagttatttgtttctggccagtgctaacataactgcaaaagggttttctaatgatcaattagccttttaaaataataaacttggattagctaacacaacatgccattggaacacaggagtgattgttgctgataatgggcctctgtatacctatgtagatattccattcaatatcagccgtttccagctacaatagtcattgacaacattaacaatgtctacactgtatttctgatcaatttgatgttattttaatggacaattttttttgcttttcttttaaaaaacaaggacatttctaagtgatcccaaacttttgaacggtagtgtgtatatatctgGACAGTAAATTGTGCTAAAAAAAAACTGAGCCCAATGCGAGTAGCAAATGAATTCCTCCTCCATTTACTGTGCTAGAACAAGTACACAgcattattttttttgttgcactaAAGTACACAGACTTGAAAGGATGCTTAATGTGGCTGTACTATAAGCGTGATGTCTCTTACCCGTCCTCCATACTGTAGGATGGGGGCAGGCAGCACCCTTCCCGTCACCTCCGCCATCTCATCCTTCACCTTGATCCCAAACTCCTGGATGTACGGGTCCAGGTTAAAGTTGGCATTTTTCATCTGTGGACAGACGGGGACAAAATGTGTTATTCATTCTCTCTTGTCACATTCACACTGCACAATGCTGTCAATTCACATCTAATCCGTGGAGAGAATAATAGGAAGTCATTTACTATGTACAGTCTTTTCCCCTCAAGTCTAGTAGTAGTATGTGTTCATCTGTGTTGGATGGTCTGAGGTTAAATTCATTAATGCCAATTCTCATGCTCATAGCTGGTAGTTTCGCATTGCAGCCTCCAGCCACCAGGCGGCGCCACTGACTCACCAGTCGGCTGATCTCCTCCTGTCTGTCAGGTGCAGAGCGAGCCGTGGCTTTGATCATAGTGGACGTCTGATTATCTGTCAGTTTCTTGATACAGCGCTGCCCTGCTACTATGTTACACACCTGCAGGGACACAAAACCAAACACCATTGAGTATATTATATAAGCAGGGATTTCCTTCTCAAGTACAGAAAGCAACTGGATTGAATGTTTCTCACCTCCAGGGGCAGGTAGGTGTGCTTCTGCTCCTGCCCTACCTGGAGGCAGGGCAGGTGGGGATACTTGAGCTGCAGATTGTACTTCTGCTTGAAGTACTGGGCCACCGTACATTCTACTGTCTGTCCGCTCTCAAGCTGCAGGGGAAATCTGGTAGGGAATGCGTGATAAAGGTGTTAAATGACTAACACAGCTACCTGAGAATAGTCACCCCATGCCTCACATTGATGCAAGCGCCTCTAGAAAACCACTGGTGTCTTCACTCAACGCTAGAAAAAATTtggacaataaaaaaaaacatatccatCCTTGTCACAGACCATATCTGTAGTCAGAATCACAAAAGACCAATATCCCAACTGACAATGATGATTTACAGGTCATGATTTTATTGGACTTCTCGCAGACCAATACATCCGTTGTCCGGGGAGCATCAGTAGGGTCAACCGTGTGACGCTACTCACGTCTGGTGGCTGGCGGGGCGTCGCGTGACGTTGCAGACGCGGTACTTCCTCTTCATCTGACCGCAGTGGGTCACCTCCACCTTCAGACCTGGTAACGCCCACCGACAGcagggcacagacacacacaaagataaGAGCCAGCAGTAGTGACGGCACAGGGACAGACATTGAtggggagagggtggaggagaagggaAGGACAGAGCTCTCCCCATAGGCAGTGTGCACAGAGGCGCTGCTCCACCAGTGTTTCAGTCGTTCACGCTTTACTCTTTAGCGCCATCGTGTGGCCTTTCAAATGTATTTCTTTAGGAAAACTCATACAAAACGTATAATAGTGCATTCCATCACAATCATAGAAATTGAAAACATTCTGGGGAGACTCCTGGGGTAGAAAATAACATGGGGCATGTTGGAGAGAAGGATGCATTAGGATGAACGTCAAAGAGAAGGTGGAGAAAAGGAAATGGAAGAGTGAGTGATGGGagaaggagtgagtgagtgagtgagtgatgggAGAAGGAGTGGTGGAGAAGGAAGGGAGAAGGAGTGGTGGAGAAGGAAGGGAGAAGGAGTGGTGGATAAGGAAGGGAGAAGGAGTGGtggagaaggaaggaagaaggagtggtggagaaggaaggaaggagtggtggagaaggaagggaggagtggtggagaaggaagggaggagtGGTGGAAAAGGAAGGGAGGAGTGGTGGAAAAGGAAGGGAGGAGTGGTGGAAAAGGAAGGAGTGGTGGAGAAGgaaggagtggtggagtggggagAGACGTGAGGGGATCGTCTGAGGGGGCATTGGTGAGAGGCAGGCGGCATGGCGTGTGGAAGGTACTCACTCACTGTTCAACGGCCCACCTTTGATCTCCTTGGTGAAGCGGACCCTCTGCGAGTCGGTCAGGGTCTTGGGCTGCTCGTCTATGTTGCGGATGTCCAGGACTTCGCACATGAACTCGATCACCGGCTGGGCTTTGTAGAAGGCCGTGGCAGACactagagggagaaagagagcagtaAGTAATGCATTCAGTCTGAATGGAAGTGAAGTGCAGCGGAGACAGAAGCCCAGTGGTATAGGATTGTGTTATTTCCTAAGCATTGGGTTGTGTTCGCTAGGACACGCAAGGGAAAACATAGAAGAAAATGTTTCAGCGGAAAAATactttcttattggacaaatccaCGTAGTTCCTGCCCGTTTCGGtccgttttcttccatttggtgcctaatgaacacaaccccaaTACTATAGAATGAAGTCATTTCTAAGCATTGATCTGCGGTGAATTTTTACACCACACAAAACGGATGTTAAATCATAGACCACTGTGAATGTAACTTTAAGAGCAGACCTAACTATAACCTCTTGTGATCAGATTTTCATTCCATCTGGGTAGATGCAACAAGGTCTGTGACATCATACCCTCGAGTAGATCTTTCCTGGTGGGACTCAGCCGACTCACCATCAATATTGAGCATCATTTTCCACATGGCGGGGCGTACAGACTGGTGGAAACCAAaccacacctctctcccccctcccaggGGATGGTAGTATCCTTCAGGTGGGGAGAAGAATGATCGTCCCACCGGAGTGTACCTGGATGACAAAAAATGACATTATAGAGAATGACTCATTTGAGTCTCAGCACCGCAGCATGACTCAATGTCCAGTAATTCTGTGTCACCTATAAGGCGTAGCAGACGTAAGTCCAGCAGAATGATTCAACAGCTTGTGTTTGTGATCTAGTCAAGCCTCCAAGTCACTGTCTGATTATTAGATTTTGTTAATGTGACACCTTTACACAAGTTCTCAGCTATCAGGCATCTGTTGTCTCCTCCAGATCTGTAAATATAATAGAATCTAAAACTAAATCGCTGTTCAACAAGTTTGATAGGAATGTCTTGCTATTGTTTTTTTAAAATCCCAAATAACAAAACATTCACACCTCAAGGCAAACATATGCCTTTCAATCAGTTTGAAGACAACATGCACACAGTGTCCTGTGGCGAGTGTGTTTGCGTGTTCTGTCTGTTTGTGCATCATAGATCCTAGCTTTGCAATTAGCTACAAGCTTCTCTGCCCTTGCTTTCAGCCTGCCTGGCCTGCctgccttgcctgcctgcctgtgtgtgtctgcctgtctgcctgtgtgtgtctgcctgtgtgtgtctgcctgtctgtctgtctgcctgcctgcctgtctgcctgcctgcctgtctgcctgcctgtctgcctgtctgtctgcctgtctgtctgcctgcctgtctgcctgtctgtctgtctgtctgtctgtacactgctgGATGTACTTAGTGTACTGTACCTCATTGAGGCTAGGTGGCGCATGGCCACATCCAGGGCTTGGACAGAGTCCAGGGGAACCTGCAGGCGCCCGCTGACCAGTGTCTCCTGGAGCAGACGCCATGACACCGTGGCCAGGAAGCGGATAGACACCTTGAAGATACGATCCTTCCCCTCCCCGGGGATAGTCACCTCAAAGTCCAccttcagagagaaagagggggggatgaGCAAGAGCAGAAAATGGAGAAATGGAGGAGAGTGTAggtggaggggagatgggagggggggggttacagGATAAAGAAATGGAATGGACAGACGGGAGTAGAAGGGGACTTGCTCAAAATGTATAGTACACACTTTCTCCCCCTTATGCCTACCTTCTCACTTCCGATAGGGAGCGCTAGCACCGTATAGATATTCTTCTTGCCGTCGTACACCGGCTTCCTGTCGCCAAAGAGCTGGGGCTTAAAGTGCTGCACCATATATTCCACCACTTCCCTGCAGGGGGCGACACAGAGTCAAACACACCAGGTTCACCATCATGGCCATCAGAGGTGACAAAACCACAAAAGACGACCATCTGTCAACAAATGTAGTGGTCCAAATTAAACCCAACATCCTATCAGAAATCTCGATTTAGGATGGGTGTTTTTTTGGGGAGCAGGAAAGACCCGATTCGATTGGTTATGGATCAAGCAGGATACAGCTGGTGAGAGGTGATGGTCTCATGGTCGTGGGGGGAATCCCTAGGACAaagggaggtaggggaggtagcTGTGGGGCCACGGCACCCCTGAATACATGGTGCCGTGGCTTTCGTCTAAGTGTGGGGGTAGAGTGGACGGGGTTGAAAAGGAGAGGTCATGTGGGGTTGACCTTTCGCATGCCTGCATGGACCCTTtgtttgagaagaaaaaaaactcctAAGTAAGAACGAAGCAGGAAGCTCCAAGATGTGTTCGGTGTGTGTACTTCATATGGAACATTTTCATCAGGCAAAGTAAAACTTCGGATTTGACTCAGCTTCTGTTAATCAagtaacagaaagagagagaaagagagagcgagatgctatttttgttgttgttggataTACAACAGTTGAGTTACAGTCTAGGAGGTTGTACAACGGCTGAAATCCTCAGTCCAATCAGAGGAAAGAAACGCAGACGGCTCAATTGGCCAACCATTGAAACGCATGTCTGGGGTTTAGAAGGGATTGGCCAATGATGACCACCATACAATGTGGATCTCGAAGACCATTAATCATATCCTGGCTAGATAATGGTGGATACGGGACGAGAGAGTCATAGTCATGGTGCGCCAATGAACTGCGAGTCTCTCTCTGAATCATCTTGAGAAGTTGTTTGACCTCTACAGACTTCTACATAGTGTGGTCCTCCGAGTTCTGGCTATGGCTCAGTTCTACAGTCCATATTCTGTGGTTCTTAAAAACCTTGGGGAAATGTTAGCCATCAAGTGGACCACTGCTTCACCTATAGTAGGGGACACCTGGGTGAAAGGTGTCGAGTTGGGTAACCTCAATCCCCAGGCTATTGCCCACAGGGGACGAGATGTGGTACATGAGACTATGTAGGGCGGTACGTTACTCTACCTGTTGACCCGTCGGGGGCACTTGTCAGGCTTGATGTCCACCTCGTAGTGGAACACGTCCATCTTGGGGATCTCCACCTCAAAGTAGTTGGCCAGCAGCTTGATGGGCTTGCCCACAGTGCCCATGCCCGGCCGGCGGGGTGCCTGGAACACCTGCTGCAGGGGTGGGGGGAAGGGCCCCATGGGCACTGGAGGGGCAGAGGTGTCGGAAGTTTAAGGGCAGAAACGGTAGGGATGTGGGTatgggagatgaggaaataaaTGGAGTAATGAGGAAAGAAAAGTGAGCATGGGCATGTGATgacgggcagagagaggggggcatgtgaggacgggcagagagaggggggcatgtgatgacgggcagagagaggggggcatgtgaggacgggcagagagagggggcatgTGATgacgggcagagagaggggggcatgtgatgacgggcagagagaggggggcatgtgatgacgggcagagagaggggggcatgtgatgacgggcagagagaggggggcatgtgatgacgggcagagagaggggggcatgtGATGATGGGCAGAGGCATGTGATgacgggcagagagaggggggcatgtgatgacgggcagagagaggggggcatgtgaggacgggcagagagaggggggcatgtgatgacgggcagagagaggggggcatgtgatgatgggcagagagagggggcatgTGATGAtgatgggcagagagagggggcatgTGATGAtgatgggcagagagagggcCATGGGCATGTCATGATGGGCAGAGAGGGGGGCCATGGGCATGTCATGATGGGCAGAGAGGGGGGCATGTAATGATGAGATGATGGGCAGAGAGGGGGGCATGTAATGATGAGATGGGCAGAGAGGGGGGGCATGTAATGATGAGATGATGGGCAGAGAGGGGGGGCATGTAATGATGAGATGATgggcagagggggggggggcatgtaatGATGAGATGATgggcagaggggggggggggggggggggcatgtaatGATGAGATGAtgggcagagagggggggggggcatgtaatGATGAGATGATGGGCAGAGAGGGGGCATGTCATGATGAGATGATGGGCAGAGAGGGGGGCATGTCATGATGAGATGATGGGCAGAGAGGGGGGCATGGGCATGTAATGATGAGAtgatgggcagagagagggggcatgTAATGATGAGATGATGGGCAGAGAGGGGGGCATGTAATGAGAtgatgggcagagagagggggcatgTAATGATGAGAtgatgggcagagagagggggcatgTAATGATGAGATGATGGGCAGAGAGGGGGCATGTCATGATGAGATGAtgggcagagaggggggggggcatgtaATGATGAGATGATGGGCAGAGAGGGGGCATGTCATGATGAGATGATGGGCAGAGAGGGGGGCATGTCATGATGAGATGATGGGCAGAGAGGGGGGCATGGGCATGTAATGATGAGAtgatgg of the Oncorhynchus clarkii lewisi isolate Uvic-CL-2024 chromosome 3, UVic_Ocla_1.0, whole genome shotgun sequence genome contains:
- the LOC139393364 gene encoding protein argonaute-1, with the protein product MEPGPSGAVPMGPFPPPLQQVFQAPRRPGMGTVGKPIKLLANYFEVEIPKMDVFHYEVDIKPDKCPRRVNREVVEYMVQHFKPQLFGDRKPVYDGKKNIYTVLALPIGSEKVDFEVTIPGEGKDRIFKVSIRFLATVSWRLLQETLVSGRLQVPLDSVQALDVAMRHLASMRYTPVGRSFFSPPEGYYHPLGGGREVWFGFHQSVRPAMWKMMLNIDVSATAFYKAQPVIEFMCEVLDIRNIDEQPKTLTDSQRVRFTKEIKGLKVEVTHCGQMKRKYRVCNVTRRPASHQTFPLQLESGQTVECTVAQYFKQKYNLQLKYPHLPCLQVGQEQKHTYLPLEVCNIVAGQRCIKKLTDNQTSTMIKATARSAPDRQEEISRLMKNANFNLDPYIQEFGIKVKDEMAEVTGRVLPAPILQYGGRNRAIATPNQGVWDMRGKQFYNGIEIKVWAIACFAPQKQCREEVLKNFTDQLRKISKDAGMPIQGQPCFCKYAQGADSVEPMFRHLKNTYSGLQLIIVILPGKTPVYAEVKRVGDTLLGMATQCVQVKNVVKTSPQTLSNLCLKINVKLGGINNILVPHQRSAVFQEPVIFLGADVTHPPAGDGKKPSITAVVGSMDAHPSRYCATVRVQRPRQEIIEDLSYMVRELLIQFYKSTRFKPTRIIFYRDGVPEGQLPQILHYELLAIRDACIKLEKDYQPGITYIVVQKRHHTRLFCADKSERIGKSGNIPAGTTVDTSITHPFEFDFYLCSHAGIQGTSRPSHYYVLWDDNRFTADELQILTYQLCHTYVRCTRSVSIPAPAYYARLVAFRARYHLVDKEHDSGEGSHVSGQSNGRDPQALAKAVQIHHDTLRTMYFA